The sequence TGTTCAGGCCTCATGCATCCCCTGGTTTATTGACAGTGTGTTGGAAAGTTAGTGTTTGGGTTAACGTTAGTTGGTTATTACTGAAACTGGTTGTTGAACTAGGTCATTTCGTCCTCTGCAGGCTCTCTCACTGAGAGTTATGATGAACTGGGAAATCGCTACCAGCTCCCAGTTTACACTTTAGCCCCGCCAGTCAACCTCATCTCTGAAACATCCAGCGAGAACAAAGCGTCTGAatccacagaaaaacaaggtCAACCCCCTCCATGCAGACAAGAGTTCCAGCTGCGAGTACGACTGTCGACAGGTAAGAAACATCCGGTATGACCTATTATGtataaaatatgacatttaaatcTAGTATGATAAGCAATTGTGCCCATGCATATAAAATGTCACTATGGCTTGTTTTCATCTAAGCTGCAGTCTAATGTATAATTAATAGCTTTTCAGTGTCTCACAGCTTGTTCTGGAATCTGTGTCAACTCTATTTTATGGCTTGTGGTTTTCTTTAGGAAAGGATGTGCGTCTGACAGCCAGCATGGCTGACTCCATCGCGGAGCTAAAGAAACAGCTGGAGGAACAGGAAGAAATTGATGTGATCCGCCAAAGGTGGTTCTTTTCTGGGAAGCTCCTGACTGACAAGACCCGTTTGCAAGATACCAAGATCCAGAAAGACTTTGTCGTCCAAGTCATTGTGAATATAAACCCTTCAGTCATAGCTAACTGATGTGTGCGATGGAGGGCTATGAAGTGAAGAAAAGATAAAGAACGTGCCAGAGAGGGGTGCAGTAATATGCTTGAAATCACTTTCCAGTTGGTACTGCAGTGGAattttgtgtacatttttatataataaGATTATTGCTTTTATATCGGtcccttttgtatttttttcctttttccaaaTGAAGTAAGAATATTAAAAAGCACTGAAACACTTTAGATTAAAAGTAGTCCTACAATGCACATCCCAGCATCTGTTGGTCTTTTTGTGTGGACATCAATTCACATCTCTACTGGTTACATGGGCTCCCCACCttgtcatgtgtgtttgtacttgtGCTTATTGATCAACTGAATATGGTTCAACTGGGGATCCAACTAAGGATAATCCATTCTCAAAACCCATTCTCACAAACAAAatggacaaataaaaaatggaaatatcaGTGTTCATACGTGTTGTTTGGTCATGTAACTATATGCGCACGACATTTTCACTTCACAACATTATAATGAAGACACAGAATGTAACAAACATATAGATCAGAGACGATAaggttgttttgttctttttgttttttttttactttatcacTCCAAGCAAGATACTGTTGTTTAATGTACAATATGTTGCTCGCCGTACTCAAGTCATTTATCAATAAATCTTGTACATTTAAACTCATTCTGCACTATCCTGATTCTTAAGCATCACAAGTCTCCACAGAAAccaacagaaagaaagacatatAAAATTAATACATTCTCACCAGGGAGTTGGGACTGTCCATGAAATCCAAACATGTGGGTGAATCACAACAGGTTAAGGGATAGGAAAGGGAAGATATTTACATTTCTATTACATCAAATTATGTTTAATTCCTGCTCTTTCTAGTAGAGTGCTACTAATATTTTTGAATGCCATGAAACTATTTAACAAAGAAAGTTGTAATAAAACTGCTCAGAGCACACAGTAATGCCATAACAACGAAGGGTCTCAGGTATGAATCATAGTCCATACAATGGATAGCTAGATGTTATTCGCAATAAATAGGTTATTTAGTATTTAGTTAACTAACCAATACCCTACTCAAGGTCcactaatttgttttttctggccGCCAAAACAAAGCCTGAGTTACATGTGGAAAGTGATTTAACATTGTGATGAATAAAGCGAGATTTGGTGAAGTACTTGTGTTGACAAGAAGCGAGatggcgacatctgctggtcaaACAGTAACACTGCAGTTCTGTTCATGCAACAGTGAAGAAATTTTGCCTTGTTCAAGCAATAGATCGGATAGATTTACTTACCTCTCGAGTCTAGGCgtctaaatgtattttttaattttttatctttaaacctattttttcagtttttttgcgTCTAAATGTGTCTCTATGGGGACGACACATGTGACGTCACTTTCTAAGCGACAGGCTCGTCTGGAGCTTCGCAGACTGCTGGGGGGGTAACGTGACTATTTTCAACCCCGAAAATGGTCAAATCGGGGAAACTTCGATCTGGAACAGGCTCGAAACTTAAACGGTGGAAGAAAGGACACAGTAGCGACTCAAACCCCCAGACGAGTCGTTTTCGGCAGGCTGCTAAAAGCCGCTTCTTCAGCCGACCCACCGGTAAGCCTCACATTACACGTGGGTCTATGGCTAgtgctaacattagctagcGTTGGCTATTTAACATCACCAGCCAAGGTAACTTTAAACGCTGCGTCAGTAAATGTTCATACACAGTACTAATGAAGCTGTCCGTGGAGATGTAACTTCCTATCCTACTGTCGTTTCCAGTTGTTCAACTAAAATAACTTGTCAGTCACTGTAGTTTTCCTGTTTGAGAAGCTGAAGTATTAAAGTTAACGTTATGTGTTGACCAGAAACACTCATCTAGCTAGTTGTTTCTGTTTATCCAATGTGCTTATGGTCATCCTGAAGGTACTTTTAACTTTGTGTTGTAACCTGAGGATGTTTACATTGAATGACAGCATTAAAAGGTAACCATTAGATAGTAGGTGTCCTCTGGCGAGTCACTTATTCGCATATACATAAAACAGGTTGCTTCCTTTGACTGTATGTTTATAATCGTAGTTGGTTTGTGTTGTTCTTTATATAAAGGAGTTCACACACTTAAAGCAGTAAAGTCAGCACACAGCCTTAGTTATCTCATGTCAAATGAAGTGTGCTGGGGTACAAAGGTAAAACAGGTAAGGGTCTCTTCCCAGATAAGTTAGTAGAGTACTATACTCTAGTTGCCTGACCCCCAATTGAGCTCATAACTTATAGACTGTAAAAATTTGTAAATATACCAGAGTGCAATATTGTCCgattttactttatattttgttCCAGTTCTAATATATTTAGTTGTAAAAaccttgtttttaatgtttctattcagccccccccccccctttttttttatcttgtacCTTGCTTGCTGCTTTGACTAAGTGAATTTCCCTGCTGTGGGACAAATACAGGTTCTTGTTACCTTACCTTAAACTTAACTTACCCAAAACTTACTTTAAACTTAAACTCAAACTTATCTTATGCCTGTGCTTCAAGTATCTGTGTATGTCAGTGTTATCAAAATTCACCTGGATCAAAATGTTTTAAGGTAGACAAAGGTTTGCTAGACAAAATGgtaaaagtcatttaa is a genomic window of Mastacembelus armatus chromosome 15, fMasArm1.2, whole genome shotgun sequence containing:
- the ubtd1a gene encoding ubiquitin domain-containing protein 1a isoform X2 codes for the protein MWQANCRRMHNLADWISGTVMGGCVGRSRTDGQGSARTSTRSKKRGGRNEPLKKERPKWKSEYPMTEGQLRSKRDEFWDTAPAFDGRKEIWDALRAAALAAECNDLELAQAIVDGACITLPHGSLTESYDELGNRYQLPVYTLAPPVNLISETSSENKASESTEKQGQPPPCRQEFQLRVRLSTGKDVRLTASMADSIAELKKQLEEQEEIDVIRQRWFFSGKLLTDKTRLQDTKIQKDFVVQVIVNINPSVIAN